In Hemicordylus capensis ecotype Gifberg chromosome 3, rHemCap1.1.pri, whole genome shotgun sequence, one DNA window encodes the following:
- the GJB2 gene encoding gap junction beta-2 protein, which translates to MDWGALQAILGGVNKHSTSIGKIWLTVLFIFRIMILVVAAEKVWGDEQQDFTCNTQQPGCKNVCYDEFFPISHIRLWALQLIFVSTPALLVAMHVAYRKQEKRRKSRKGEKIDIEALKMQKFHIEGSLWWTYTSSIFFRILFEAIFMYTFYFMYNGYKMPRLVKCSAWPCPNVVDCFVSRPTEKTMFTIFMLAVSGICMLLNVIELSYLVLKFCIRKPRTTKSLPSH; encoded by the coding sequence ATGGACTGGGGAGCACTTCAAGCCATTTTGGGAGGTGTAAACAAACACTCAACCAGCATCGGGAAGATCTGGCTCACAGTCCTGTTCATTTTCCGAATCATGATTCTTGTGGTTGCTGCAGAAAAGGTCTGGGGAGATGAACAGCAAGATTTTACATGTAACACTCAGCAACCTGGTTGCAAAAATGTCTGCTACGATGAATTTTTCCCCATTTCTCACATTAGACTCTGGGCTCTCCAACTCATCTTTGTCTCCACTCCTGCACTTTTAGTGGCAATGCATGTTGCCTACAGAAAGCAGGAGAAGAGACGAAAAAGCAGAAAAGGAGAGAAGATTGACATTGAAGCGCTGAAAATGCAAAAGTTTCATATTGAGGGCTCCCTATGGTGGACATACACCAGCAGCATCTTCTTCCGAATTCTCTTTGAAGCGATCTTCATGTATACATTCTATTTCATGTACAATGGGTACAAAATGCCCCGTCTCGTGAAATGTAGCGCTTGGCCTTGTCCAAATGTCGTAGACTGTTTTGTTTCCCGACCCACTGAGAAAACCATGTTTACTATTTTTATGCTGGCTGTATCAGGCATTTGTATGCTCTTAAATGTGATTGAGTTGTCTTATTTGGTGTTAAAGTTCTGCATTAGAAAACCTAGGACCACAAAATCACTGCCCAGCCATTAG